From one Roseovarius pelagicus genomic stretch:
- the repC gene encoding replication initiation protein RepC, which yields MGGFLKDWGDLHRVAGQLRPMIGISEHAWNVAQDRMGTQVATAAFALVFEKHSTGEVASPGGYLRGMVEKAGARNLHLEYCFYCRLGGKAT from the coding sequence ATGGGCGGATTCCTGAAGGATTGGGGCGATCTGCATCGGGTTGCCGGGCAACTCAGGCCGATGATCGGGATTTCGGAGCATGCTTGGAACGTGGCTCAGGACCGAATGGGCACACAGGTGGCAACGGCGGCGTTTGCGCTCGTGTTCGAAAAGCATAGCACGGGTGAGGTTGCCTCGCCGGGCGGATATCTGCGCGGCATGGTCGAGAAGGCTGGGGCAAGGAATCTGCACCTCGAATACTGCTTCTATTGCAGACTTGGCGGTAAGGCAACGTGA